A window of the Lolium perenne isolate Kyuss_39 chromosome 7, Kyuss_2.0, whole genome shotgun sequence genome harbors these coding sequences:
- the LOC127314216 gene encoding WAT1-related protein At5g64700, whose protein sequence is MGGAMLLTFYKGPEFKLLHRLPHPKLGHISEAHHSHPPSTSHQIVGSFLGIISCFSYATWLVIQAKVGEVYPCHYSIAAIVCFFGAIQSTIMAVCVQREMEQWRLGLNIRLYSSAYAGLIASGFAFPLLSWCLRKKGPLFIAVFSPLMLIFVAVLSSLLLDEALYLGSVLGSILIVGGLYLVLWGKAKEQAKVSKEDNLDHQSQRGELEQTSTV, encoded by the exons ATGGGTGGTGCAATGTTACTTACATTCTACAAGGGACCAGAGTTCAAACTACTCCACCGGCTGCCTCATCCCAAGCTTGGCCACATCAGCGAAGCACACCACTCCCACCCACCATCAACCAGCCATCAAATTGTTGGTTCATTTCTTGGCATCATAAGTTGTTTCAGCTATGCAACGTGGCTTGTCATCCAG GCGAAAGTGGGTGAAGTTTATCCGTGCCACTACTCGATTGCTGCAATTGTGTGTTTCTTCGGGGCAATTCAATCGACTATAATGGCTGTCTGTGTTCAGAGAGAGATGGAACAATGGAGATTAGGACTTAACATCAGATTGTACTCATCAGCTTACGCG GGCTTGATAGCATCCGGATTTGCGTTCCCGTTACTATCATGGTGCCTGCGAAAGAAAGGGCCACTCTTTATTGCTGTGTTCAGCCCTTTGATGCTCATTTTCGTTGCAGTTCTGAGCTCCCTTCTTCTCGACGAGGCCTTGTACTTAGGGAG TGTGCTTGGTTCAATCCTAATTGTGGGTGGCCTATACCTGGTACTTTGGGGAAAAGCAAAAGAACAAGCTAAGGTGTCGAAAGAAGACAATTTAGACCACCAGAGCCAACGTGGAGAGCTGGAGCAGACATCCACTGTGTAG